One genomic region from Candidatus Poribacteria bacterium encodes:
- a CDS encoding transposase has protein sequence MSIDECSYPIVSCEFVDSGVYRVQTTDDAKPEPTIWAVPDDVWEIIEEILSREYPRHRQDRKRVPLRPVLDGVVYKLRTGCQWNRIPKEYGDDSTIHRHFQAWCAMGVFDAIWRQLLLRRAGVGGILRRILRLRSDGSHAPLDVR, from the coding sequence ATCTCAATCGACGAATGCAGTTATCCGATAGTCTCCTGTGAGTTCGTCGATTCAGGCGTCTATCGCGTGCAAACGACCGACGATGCCAAGCCGGAACCGACGATCTGGGCGGTTCCCGACGACGTGTGGGAGATCATCGAGGAGATTCTGAGCCGCGAGTATCCTCGACATCGGCAAGACCGCAAGCGTGTGCCGCTTCGCCCGGTGTTGGACGGGGTTGTCTACAAGCTGCGCACTGGCTGCCAGTGGAACCGAATCCCCAAGGAATACGGCGATGACAGCACGATCCATCGCCATTTCCAGGCGTGGTGCGCAATGGGCGTCTTCGATGCCATCTGGCGTCAGTTGCTTCTCCGGCGGGCGGGCGTCGGGGGAATCCTCCGTAGAATCCTCCGTCTTCGGAGCGACGGCAGCCATGCGCCGTTGGATGTCCGCTAA
- a CDS encoding alpha/beta hydrolase, with amino-acid sequence MGVETHELRFEATPEKGDVSAILMVPPEPAAVLVLGHGASTNMRHRTLQSIADSCAAVGIATLRYNMPYMERGGGRESEAVALATVRQAAKTARERCAALPLIVGGHSYCGRMSSLAAAESPIEGVRGLVFFSFPLHPAGSPSTARAEHLPKITVPMLFLSGTRDDLAKLDLLEPVCAGLGDRATLHLLQTADHGFKVQKRGRSTDEDVFDEMARVLKGWLDRIG; translated from the coding sequence ATGGGAGTCGAGACGCACGAGCTCAGGTTCGAGGCGACGCCGGAGAAGGGGGACGTATCTGCAATCCTGATGGTTCCGCCGGAGCCCGCCGCCGTGCTGGTGCTAGGGCACGGCGCGAGCACGAACATGCGGCATCGAACGCTGCAGAGCATCGCCGATAGCTGCGCCGCTGTCGGCATCGCGACGTTGCGCTACAACATGCCCTACATGGAACGCGGCGGCGGACGCGAATCCGAGGCGGTCGCCCTGGCGACGGTCCGGCAGGCTGCGAAGACGGCGCGCGAGCGATGCGCGGCGCTGCCGCTGATTGTCGGAGGACACTCCTACTGCGGGCGCATGTCGTCGCTGGCGGCGGCGGAGTCGCCCATCGAAGGAGTGCGAGGGCTCGTCTTCTTCTCGTTTCCGCTGCATCCCGCCGGAAGCCCTTCCACGGCGCGGGCAGAGCATCTGCCGAAGATCACGGTTCCCATGCTGTTCCTGTCGGGAACGCGGGACGACCTGGCGAAGCTGGACCTGCTGGAGCCCGTGTGCGCGGGTTTAGGCGACCGAGCGACGCTCCACCTGCTCCAGACGGCGGATCACGGGTTCAAGGTGCAGAAGCGCGGGCGCAGCACGGACGAGGACGTGTTCGACGAGATGGCACGCGTGCTGAAGGGGTGGTTGGACCGGATCGGGTAG
- the fumC gene encoding class II fumarate hydratase — translation MGEMHVPSDRYWGCQTQRSLENFKIGSERFPREFIRAFGIIKQSAAEVNAELGVLDKGIADLIVKAAQEVIGGKLDDHFPLVVWQTGSGTQTNMNVNEVISNRAIEMVGGEVGSKKPVHPNDHVNKAQSTNDAFPTAMHISAAEQIHNKLIPSLGRFRDVFAEKAEAFKGIIKIGRTHLQDATPLTLGQEFSGYVAQIDYGIQALNHVLGRLYELALGGTAVGTGINAHKDFAVKSAAAIAEKTGLPFVTAPNKFEALAAHDAIVQASGVLKTVACSLHKIANDIRWLASGPRCGIGELRIPENEPGSSIMPGKVNPTQAEAMTMVVAQVIGNDAAIAFSGALGNFELNVYKPVMAVNVLQSIRLIADVCDSFRENCAIGIEADTARIKSLAEQSLMLVTALSPHIGYDNAAKVAKTAYLENKTLRQVVLEQKLLDEATLDAALQLEKMV, via the coding sequence ATGGGCGAAATGCATGTACCGAGCGACCGCTACTGGGGGTGCCAGACCCAGCGCTCGCTTGAGAACTTCAAGATCGGGTCGGAACGCTTTCCGCGCGAGTTCATCCGCGCTTTCGGGATCATCAAGCAGTCAGCCGCCGAAGTGAACGCGGAGCTCGGCGTCCTCGACAAGGGCATCGCCGATCTGATCGTCAAGGCGGCGCAGGAAGTCATCGGCGGGAAGCTGGACGACCACTTCCCGCTCGTCGTCTGGCAGACCGGCAGCGGCACGCAGACGAACATGAACGTGAACGAGGTCATCTCGAACCGCGCCATCGAGATGGTCGGCGGCGAGGTCGGCAGCAAGAAGCCCGTCCATCCCAACGACCACGTCAACAAAGCGCAGAGCACCAACGATGCCTTCCCGACGGCGATGCACATCTCCGCCGCCGAGCAGATCCACAACAAGCTGATCCCGTCGCTCGGGCGGTTCCGCGACGTGTTCGCCGAGAAGGCGGAGGCGTTCAAGGGGATCATCAAGATCGGGAGAACGCATCTGCAGGATGCCACGCCCCTGACGCTCGGGCAGGAATTCTCCGGCTACGTCGCGCAGATCGACTACGGCATCCAGGCGCTGAACCACGTTCTGGGCAGACTCTACGAGCTCGCGCTGGGCGGCACGGCGGTAGGAACCGGCATCAACGCCCACAAGGACTTCGCCGTCAAGTCGGCGGCGGCGATTGCGGAGAAGACTGGCTTGCCGTTCGTCACGGCTCCCAACAAGTTCGAGGCGCTCGCGGCGCACGACGCCATCGTTCAGGCGTCCGGCGTCCTCAAGACGGTTGCGTGCAGCCTGCACAAGATCGCCAATGACATCCGATGGCTCGCCAGCGGACCCCGCTGCGGCATCGGCGAGCTCCGCATCCCGGAGAACGAGCCTGGTAGCAGCATCATGCCAGGCAAGGTGAACCCGACCCAGGCGGAAGCGATGACGATGGTCGTCGCGCAGGTGATCGGCAACGACGCGGCGATCGCCTTCTCCGGCGCGCTGGGGAACTTCGAGTTGAACGTCTACAAGCCGGTGATGGCGGTCAACGTGCTCCAGTCGATCCGGCTGATCGCCGACGTCTGCGACTCGTTCCGCGAGAACTGCGCCATCGGCATCGAGGCGGACACGGCGCGCATCAAGTCGCTCGCCGAGCAGTCCCTGATGCTCGTCACGGCGCTGTCGCCGCACATCGGATACGACAACGCCGCCAAGGTCGCCAAGACGGCGTACCTCGAGAACAAGACGCTCCGGCAGGTCGTCCTGGAGCAGAAGCTGCTCGACGAGGCGACGCTGGACGCCGCCCTGCAGCTCGAGAAGATGGTGTAA